Proteins from a single region of Halogeometricum borinquense DSM 11551:
- a CDS encoding MATE family efflux transporter: MSGPPGPGRAVNITDGPILKPLLFLSIPIVLTNMLQVAYNLADTFWVGRLGQDAVSALSFSWAIVFLIITLAAGFTVAGTVLVAQNKGAGNLDRISDVAGQTIAFVVALSVVFSVLGYVLAPWLLQLIGATPGTEVFRLSITYTRTMFLGIPFVFAFFIFQSLLQGWGDTKTPLYLMLLGVILNVVIDPFLILGFQDNLLFEVTGLTTLQSNLYAATEFGGFGVQGAAIATITARGIGAVIAVGLLLSGRVGIHLAPSDFVLTRETVSKIFTIGAPASIEMSTQSFGITVMTALVALAGAEAVAAFGIGTRITSLVVLPALGLARGTETAVGQNLGAKQAGRAKQAVFASAGIIAGVLVVISVLVYLNAATIVSIFITGQEAATVIAIGADYLRVVGVTYVFLGVFYVVQGAYRGSGSTRLAMIFGIIGLIVLRVPPAYALVAWFDMGAMGVWYGIAAANVLIVVLSGVYFLRGTWTEGVVDRERGAQEVTHGGD; this comes from the coding sequence ATGAGTGGACCACCCGGGCCGGGTCGCGCGGTTAACATTACTGACGGGCCGATTCTCAAGCCCTTGTTGTTTCTCTCGATACCGATTGTCCTTACGAACATGCTGCAGGTTGCGTACAACCTTGCGGACACGTTCTGGGTCGGCCGACTCGGTCAGGACGCAGTCAGCGCTCTTTCGTTCTCTTGGGCGATCGTTTTTCTCATCATCACACTTGCTGCCGGATTTACGGTCGCTGGCACGGTGTTGGTCGCTCAGAACAAGGGTGCTGGAAATCTTGACCGTATCAGCGACGTTGCCGGGCAGACAATCGCGTTCGTCGTCGCGTTGTCGGTCGTTTTCTCCGTCCTCGGGTACGTACTCGCCCCGTGGTTGCTCCAGTTGATCGGTGCAACACCGGGAACTGAGGTGTTTCGCCTCTCAATTACGTACACGCGAACGATGTTTCTCGGCATTCCGTTCGTCTTCGCCTTCTTCATCTTCCAATCGCTACTGCAAGGATGGGGTGACACTAAGACGCCGCTCTATCTGATGCTGCTTGGTGTCATTCTGAACGTCGTCATCGACCCGTTTCTCATCCTCGGCTTTCAGGATAATCTCCTGTTCGAGGTGACTGGTCTTACGACCCTGCAATCGAATCTCTACGCGGCGACGGAATTTGGCGGCTTCGGCGTACAAGGTGCCGCGATTGCGACAATCACCGCTCGCGGAATCGGCGCTGTCATCGCTGTCGGACTCCTGCTTTCCGGACGCGTTGGTATCCACCTCGCGCCGAGCGATTTCGTCCTGACGCGTGAGACCGTGAGTAAGATTTTCACTATCGGTGCCCCGGCCAGTATCGAGATGAGCACCCAATCGTTCGGGATCACCGTGATGACGGCACTCGTTGCACTCGCTGGTGCGGAAGCGGTCGCCGCATTCGGAATCGGGACTCGGATCACATCGCTCGTCGTCCTTCCTGCACTCGGACTTGCCCGTGGGACCGAGACGGCCGTCGGACAGAATCTCGGTGCCAAGCAGGCGGGGAGAGCGAAGCAGGCGGTGTTCGCCAGTGCGGGGATTATCGCCGGTGTGCTCGTCGTTATCTCCGTCCTCGTTTATCTCAACGCGGCGACCATCGTCAGTATCTTCATCACCGGTCAAGAGGCTGCGACTGTAATTGCTATCGGGGCGGATTATCTTCGTGTAGTCGGGGTTACCTACGTCTTTCTCGGAGTATTCTACGTCGTCCAAGGCGCATACCGAGGGAGCGGTAGCACGCGATTGGCTATGATTTTCGGCATCATCGGTCTCATCGTTCTCCGCGTTCCCCCGGCTTACGCGCTCGTCGCGTGGTTTGATATGGGTGCGATGGGTGTCTGGTACGGAATCGCGGCTGCGAACGTGCTCATTGTGGTGCTTTCCGGTGTCTACTTCCTGCGTGGGACGTGGACAGAGGGCGTCGTTGACCGCGAGCGCGGGGCACAAGAGGTGACACACGGTGGTGACTGA